From Ficedula albicollis isolate OC2 chromosome 5, FicAlb1.5, whole genome shotgun sequence, one genomic window encodes:
- the PSMA3 gene encoding proteasome subunit alpha type-3 isoform X2, with amino-acid sequence MKAVENSSTAIGIRCKDGVVFGVEKLVLSKLYEEGSNKRLFNVDRHVGMAVAGLLADARSLADIAREEASNFRSNYGYDIPLKHLADRVAMYVHAYTLYSAVRPFGCSFMLGSYDSDDGAQLYMIDPSGVSYGYWGCAIGKARQAAKTEIEKLQMKEMTCRDVVKEVAKIIYIVHDEVKDKAFELELSWVGEITNGKHEIVPKDIREEAEKYAKESLKEEDESDDDNM; translated from the exons ATGAAAGCTGTGGAGAATAGCAG tACAGCAATTGGGATAAGATGCAAAGATGGTGTTGTCTTTGGAGTAGAAAAATTAGTGCTGTCCAAGCTTTACGAAGAGGGGTCCAATAAACGCCTCTTCAATGTCGACCGACACGTTGGGATG GCGGTCGCGGGGCTCCTGGCAGACGCCCGGTCCTTGGCTGACATCGCCCGGGAAGAGGCTTCCAACTTTAGGTCTAACTATGGCTATGACATCCCCCTGAAG CATCTGGCAGACAGAGTGGCCATGTATGTGCATGCCTACACCCTGTACAGTGCTGTCAGGCCTTTTGGCTGCAG tttCATGTTGGGGTCCTATGATAGTGATGATGGTGCACAACTGTACATGATTGATCCATCAGGAGTTTCATAC ggtTATTGGGGTTGTGCCATTGGTAAAGCCAGGCAGGCTGCAAAAACAGAGATAGAAAAACTTCAG ATGAAGGAAATGACCTGCCGTGATGTTGTTAAAGAAGTTGCAAAAAT AATCTACATAGTTCACGATGAAGTAAAGGATAAAGCTTTTGAGCTGGAACTCAGCTGGGTTGGAGAAA TAACCaatggaaaacatgaaattgTTCCCAAAGACATcagagaagaagcagaaaaatacgCCAAG
- the PSMA3 gene encoding proteasome subunit alpha type-3 isoform X1, whose amino-acid sequence MSSIGTGYDLSASTFSPDGRVFQVEYAMKAVENSSTAIGIRCKDGVVFGVEKLVLSKLYEEGSNKRLFNVDRHVGMAVAGLLADARSLADIAREEASNFRSNYGYDIPLKHLADRVAMYVHAYTLYSAVRPFGCSFMLGSYDSDDGAQLYMIDPSGVSYGYWGCAIGKARQAAKTEIEKLQMKEMTCRDVVKEVAKIIYIVHDEVKDKAFELELSWVGEITNGKHEIVPKDIREEAEKYAKESLKEEDESDDDNM is encoded by the exons TATGACCTGTCCGCTTCCACGTTTTCTCCAGATGGCAGAGTGTTTCAAGTGGAGTATGCTATGAAAGCTGTGGAGAATAGCAG tACAGCAATTGGGATAAGATGCAAAGATGGTGTTGTCTTTGGAGTAGAAAAATTAGTGCTGTCCAAGCTTTACGAAGAGGGGTCCAATAAACGCCTCTTCAATGTCGACCGACACGTTGGGATG GCGGTCGCGGGGCTCCTGGCAGACGCCCGGTCCTTGGCTGACATCGCCCGGGAAGAGGCTTCCAACTTTAGGTCTAACTATGGCTATGACATCCCCCTGAAG CATCTGGCAGACAGAGTGGCCATGTATGTGCATGCCTACACCCTGTACAGTGCTGTCAGGCCTTTTGGCTGCAG tttCATGTTGGGGTCCTATGATAGTGATGATGGTGCACAACTGTACATGATTGATCCATCAGGAGTTTCATAC ggtTATTGGGGTTGTGCCATTGGTAAAGCCAGGCAGGCTGCAAAAACAGAGATAGAAAAACTTCAG ATGAAGGAAATGACCTGCCGTGATGTTGTTAAAGAAGTTGCAAAAAT AATCTACATAGTTCACGATGAAGTAAAGGATAAAGCTTTTGAGCTGGAACTCAGCTGGGTTGGAGAAA TAACCaatggaaaacatgaaattgTTCCCAAAGACATcagagaagaagcagaaaaatacgCCAAG